Genomic segment of Gemmatimonadaceae bacterium:
GCGAGCGTCGCAAAAAGAACAGTCGTGATCGCCATCGATCCGGTGACGGCGATTCCATACGCCGCTCCCAGTGCCGTAGTCGATCGGAAGCCGACAACGATCAACAGGCATCCCACCATCAACACCCGATTCACGAACGGGATATAGATCTGTCCGTGTTCAGTGTGGGACGTGTGCACGATCGACATGCGGGGGCAGTAACCCAGCTGAATGCACTGCTGCGTGATGGAGAATGCACCGGAGATGAGTGCCTGCGATGCAATGACGGCCGCGGCTGTGGCGAGCGCGATCATCGGGTAGAGCAGCACTCGGGGAGCGAGAAGATAGAACGGATTTGCGGCCGCGGTGGGATCCTGCAGCAACAGCGCTCCCTGCCCGAAATAGTTCAGCAGCAGCGAGGGAAATACGAGCGAGAACCACGCGACGCGAATCGGCCGCCGTCCGAAGTGGCCCATGTCGGCGTAGAGCGCTTCCGTCCCCGTGATGGCGAGCACCACGGCGCCGAGTATGACGAATCCGCCCACCCCGTGTCGCAGGAAGAACTGAACGCCGTGAAGTGGATTCAGCGCGGCGAGAATATGCGGCTCGCGGACGATCTGTACCGCTCCGAGAATCGCGATGGTAACGAACCAGACAACCATGAGCGGGCCGAAGACGCGCCCGACTTTGGCAGTCCCCTTTTTCTGAACCAGAAACAGCGCGAACAGGATCCCGACCGTCGCCGGAACTATGAAGACGTTGAAGCGCGGCGTGATCACCGCCAGTCCCTCGGTCGCACCGAGGACGGACATCGCCGGCGTTATCAGGCCATCGCCGTACAGAAGCGACGCGCCGGTGAGGCCCAATGCGGTGATGATCAGGCGCCGCCGATGATCACCGTCCCTCCGCTGCTGCTGCAGAATGAGCGCGAGCAGCGCCAGCTCTCCGCCCTCGCCGCGGTTGTCCGCGCGGAGGATGAAAACGATGTACTTGATGCTGACCACGATGATCAGCGACCAGACGATCAGCGAGAGCACGCCGTAGACGTTGGCGGCATCCGGGGCCAGCCCGTGCTCCAGCTTGAAGCATTCGCGAAACGCGTACAGCGGGCTGGTGCCAATGTCGCCATAGACGACGCCGAGGGCGAGCAGCGTCAGCTTCGCGAGTCGCCGTCCCTCTGGAGCAGCTTCGGGGTGGCTAAGAATTGTTAGGAGGCCTCTTGGACGGAGTTACCGCGGTCCACCCCGGGCGCAGAGAACCCGAAGGCGACAGTCAATTAACGTGCCTTTGGCAGGCAAAACCAGACCGGTTGACCGGCATGCCGCTTGCTTATCCTGTACCCGCCGCAAATCGCGGCCGATTCATTCCTGAAGTAGAGGGGGATATAATGGACAAAGACCTGAAATCCCGTGGCCTAGAGAACGAGATCAAGGGAAAGGCGAAGGAAATGAAGGGCGACCTTCGTGGCGATCTCGGCGATGCGACGGACAATACCAGCGAGCACATCAAGGGAAGAAAGGAACAGCTCGAAGGCAAGATCCAGAAGAATTTCGGCAAGGCGGAGAAGAAGCTCGACCCCGACACCTGAGCGGGAAACTGATAAATGAAACGGGCCCCCGCGCATTTGCACGGGGGCCCGTTGTTTTTCCGCACTCCGCAGTTCAGTCCGCAGTCCGCATTGTATTACCGCAGTCCGCAGTGCAGTCCCCGCCTACTCGTACCTCAGCGCAATAATCGGATCGAGCGAGGCAGCCCGCCGGGCCGGCCACACCCCGAACAGAATGCCCACTCCCGCCGAGAACAGGAACGCCAGGAGCACCGCGCCAGGATCGACAGTCGTGTTGAAACCCCCGAGCTTGTTCAGCATTGCCGCCCCGCCGCTTCCCACAAAAACTCCCAAAATTCCGCCGAGCAGGCACAGAACAATCGCTTCGATCAGAAACTGAAGCAGTATCGCGCCCTTTGTCGCGCCAAGCGCCTTTCGCACTCCGATCTCGCGCGTCCGCTCGGTGACCGATACGAGCATGATGTTCATGATCCCGATTCCACCCACGAGAAGGCTCACCGCCGCAATTCCCGCCAGCAGGAACGTGAACGTCTTCGTCGTCTCCGCAAACGTGTTCAGGAATTCCGCCTGGTTGCGGAT
This window contains:
- a CDS encoding CsbD family protein, which translates into the protein MDGVTAVHPGRREPEGDSQLTCLWQAKPDRLTGMPLAYPVPAANRGRFIPEVEGDIMDKDLKSRGLENEIKGKAKEMKGDLRGDLGDATDNTSEHIKGRKEQLEGKIQKNFGKAEKKLDPDT
- a CDS encoding potassium transporter Kup, encoding MLSHPEAAPEGRRLAKLTLLALGVVYGDIGTSPLYAFRECFKLEHGLAPDAANVYGVLSLIVWSLIIVVSIKYIVFILRADNRGEGGELALLALILQQQRRDGDHRRRLIITALGLTGASLLYGDGLITPAMSVLGATEGLAVITPRFNVFIVPATVGILFALFLVQKKGTAKVGRVFGPLMVVWFVTIAILGAVQIVREPHILAALNPLHGVQFFLRHGVGGFVILGAVVLAITGTEALYADMGHFGRRPIRVAWFSLVFPSLLLNYFGQGALLLQDPTAAANPFYLLAPRVLLYPMIALATAAAVIASQALISGAFSITQQCIQLGYCPRMSIVHTSHTEHGQIYIPFVNRVLMVGCLLIVVGFRSTTALGAAYGIAVTGSMAITTVLFATLARTRWGWSWVQVLGLAVAFLIIDLSFFGANAIKIAAGGWVPLVIGVIIFTLMTTWNRGRKIVQGLLAKGSLPIDLFLSDVAKRKPYRAPGTAVFMSSNPEGAPLVLLHHLRHNKVLHQHVILLSILSANVPEVPNDERLTTAELGEGFSRVMARYGFMEKVNVPEVLALAREAGVESDPRDTTYYLGRERLFPSGKSRLARWRKKLYIFMSQNSGTVTEYFSIPPNRVVELGAQFEM